The genomic region CTGCAATTACAGGAGCTCCCCCGGTTCCAGTTCCTCCGCCCATTCCAGCCTGCAAATGCAAACTTGAAATCCTATGTAAAATGTTAAAGAAAGAtactagaaaacaaatgaaAGCCAAGATCCCAAGTGTTGGTCCTAACTTTGAactaatatgaatttatcacgACCCCATGTGTAACATTACCAGAAGAAACGATTTTTCCAATGGAAAATTAGAGAACAAATAGTTTTATGAACTAATATGAATCATCAAATATAAGACAGATCAGACTCTAGGAAACAGCATGATCAGATATACAACAAAAGTTTTATGGATTTTTACCTTAAATGCTAGCAACACATATTGGGTGCTCACCTCATAATAACAACTTAAGCTAGGGTAAAAGTACCGTGAAGGCCCCTGTACTaagagtcaaattgcattttgctccctttactcaaaaaatgggcaaattagttcctgtatgttagattaaagagtaaactacattctgttaaaatttttatccatttctacAATTTGTTAAAAACTAGCATGGCTAATGGAATAACCGGATAGTTATACGTGGCGTACTACTTGCACCTCATGCTAACGTATAGGGACCAAATTTTAACAGTAAAagtggatggaatttttaataaaaggacgagtttgctctttgatctaatgtatggAGACTAGTTTGcctattttttgagtagagggggcaaaatgcaattcgGCTCCTAGTATAAGGgcttccatggtacttttaccgtTAAGCTAGCTCCCGGAGAAACAATATATAATTCTTACACACCTTGACACTAGACTTCGAGGATATTCATTAACGGTTCAACTGATTCAATGGATTTCATGAAACAGGAAACCATGTATCAGCAGCcaaattgtatttattatatgattaatgCATATCACTTTAATTAGGACGATAGGAATATTTTCTTCAAGGAATATCATTCACTAGTCTCCACGAGGAGTCCGGTTAAAAGTAATAAACAGAACATAAAATTGTTGCATAGCATGTTTTGCTCAATTTTGCATACTATTACAAACAAAAGCAACAAAATGGTGACGGTTTAGATTCAAGATACTCATGAAATCAGATTAGTAACACTAACAGTAATAATCCAAACTCTACTCAAATGATTAAAACTGTAGATTGGGAACTTACAGTTACAAAAACCATATCAGCACCATAAAGAGCCTCTTCTATTGACTCTTTGCTCTCTTTCGCAGCATTCATGCCAATTTCTGGATTCCCACCAGCACCAAGACCCCTAGTTAGCTCCTGACCGATTTGCAAACGACGCTCGGGGAAGATAGGTGACATTTTCATAGCTTGAACATCAGTGTTAACGATCCAAAACTCTACACCCTGCATTTCGCTCTCTATCATACGATTAACAGCATTTGACCCACCACCACCAACACCGATAACTTTGATCTTAGcttcattgttattatttgaacCATTCATGTCTCCTAAGATCTCGGTGACACTTCCACTAGAACTCTCTTTTCTTGGATTGGTTATCATTTTGTTCCCTTCACCTCTAAGCATTGGAACTTCATGATGTAGGTTTAGAAAACGGTCTTTGTTTTGATACAGACTGACACCGTGAGAATTGGTGGAACATCTAAGATGAGGCATGATAGACCTTAGGCCGGCACTTGAAAACCCAATTTTCCCATCACAGAGCTTAAGGCAGCTAAGTCTACCTGTAGGATTTTCCAATAACACTCTCCCTCCAAGAACATTAAGTACCCCAATTGGTCTAATATCAGAAGCAGTTGTCATTTTATAAGGCAGCACTAGGAATCAAATTTATGATACAAGCCAGATAATTTAGAAGCCTAAACAGCTTAAATTTCAAGTTTGCAATTTCATTCAATACCTGCATAAAACccacaattaaatcaaaattatattccCAAACACCTAGTAAAACCCATTAGCTAAAACACTATCAGTGTCCATTTTGCAGATTGACCTTAAAACTAAAAGTAATCACTAAAGGGCTATAACTTTCTCAAATGAAGAGCATCAAAGTGAAGTATAACATCAAACAAGTTGCCAATATACATTCAGAAATTACACCATATGCACACGCACACTACCTAAAATGCCTCAACTTTGAAGTTCACAGCAAAccaaatttacaattcaaaGTAAAATGTTCAAAGATAAAGTGTACAAACAAgacaaaatgcatcaaaaattttatctgggtattaattaaaaggagaaaagaaagaaccTGAAAGAGATTCAGAGTGGACTAAACCAGAAACAGCAAAGTTCCCTCAGGGCATTTGAGTGGCTGAAAAGCCCAAAGATTGTGGAAATGGGGGCAAGGTTTTTTCGTTTTTGGATTTTAGCAATGCGGTTTCCTTCGCCAGGTTGttgttaaaaaacaaaattacaaaccccaacataaagaaaatatctAGTGAAGTAAAGAGAAGAAGGCCATAATTTATGAGAAATATGAATAGTGCCCTTATCGGCCAGGGTTTAAGTGTAGCCCTTAAAAATGGTTAaacccttttttgtttttgtcttgATTGTCACTGGTGGGACTGGGGGCTCGTCACAAACAAaagttcttttctttctttagatggaagaaatgaaagaataagaCGTTTCATTTAAGTGGGGATGATAGCCAAagtttccatttttcattttctcacaATCCAAACAAAGGTCCGAGTTTCCAATAGTCGACATCAAAGGCCTCTCTCCCAATTCCCCACCCAATCTTTGCTTTTTCCATTTTCACTAGCCTGTTGTAATATTAGTTGTGGATTTCAAGACCCTTTGTGATAAGATAAGATTCTAGCCCACGAATTGATGCTTCCTTGCTCAAATTAACCCCTCCAAATAAACTTCGATGATATTGATTCCATCAATACCGCTTTATTcgatttaatcaaataaataaaatttatatccaTTCATAAATCTCCTTTATTCGAATCAATACtacttcaaatattttaaatcaatccaattaCCTAACCCGTTCTAAAAATTATAcaacaatatttaaattaaaaaaaatttaacatattcgtGATCAATTTGTGACTTAATTCAATCAgctgatttaattttaataaaataaattattaacaatttatacgaatttttaaaaaaattcaattcaatcaccaATTCAGTCTAGTCTAGCTGATCCAACACGTGTTGAATTCTAAACTTTCTGTATACTTACATTCTCAAAAATTAGGAATCAAACATTATCGATGAAACAATTTATCGCCCCACGAAAATCTTGGGGCCAAATTTGAGACTAAGATGATATACAAGCAACGACATACCTTTCCATGACTTGTGTGAACATTAAAaccatatacatacatacatatatatatcattagtTTAGACTTCAGAAATTTGattattcataaaaatcatATTCCCAGAAGTCTTCTTTATAAATATCCACCAACTATCATGTGTCTAAACGTGTTTTGATGATGTTCTTCAGCTTGAGGTTATGTCATTGGTTTTGAGAGCTTCCACCGTCAATGCCTGCATCATATTCCATGGATTTTTACATTTTGTAGCATAAGCATTGCAATTACTGATCTAAGATGATGAGGGAAACAAATAGAGAAGAGAAGGGTAAATATCCATTTTCGTAACTGAACAAGGTTTAAATTGGTACCTAAGGTTTGCTTCAAGGTTCAATTCAGTAACTAAACTATTTTGGCCCAATTGAATACCTGAACTTCGCTTTATAGTTCATATTGGTCCAAATAAGACATTTAATGTCGGTACCAATTCAAACTAAAAAGCCAAGTTTAGGTGCCAAATTGAATCTTAAAGCCAAGTACCTaattggaacaaaaaaaaaccttaggAACATTGAAGCAAAGTTTAGGTACCTAAATGTATATTTacccaaaaaagaaatataactAAAATACTTGCCTTGAGCATGCATCTTCTTTTCTCGCTCATAATGGACCACTTAGATTTCTTCTCATTACCCTTAGTTTCTCTTTAACTTTCTGGGCTTTGGTTTGTGTTTTCATTGACCATTCCTCAAAGTACTGCAAGGAcaaaaaaacaccaaaaataggATGAACAAAGCAAAAAAATGAATCTAGTATGATGCTTGTAGCCATCAATGCTTATATTTCCTACTCTTATGCATGTTGCCCCCATCATAAAGTTATATAACTTTTCCCCTTCTGatcatctttttttattctctACTTCATATGGTGCATTGTAAAGCACATGGAATCAGTTGAATGATTTACCTGTTGCTTTCTTTTCCTCTCGAGTTCCACCTGTTGAAATGCAAGTAAAATGAGATTGAGCTGccatattatatatgataaaagcTACATCAAGATCTGAAATTTCGATAAATGCGAAAAGTAATACGAATGTTACCAAAGCCTGCTTGAGGTGAGTATTCTCTTGTTTCAATTGGTTCAATTCTGCTTCTAGCTCAACTGTATATGCCTGTTAAATATAACCAACCTTAAGAATTGAAGTATTATGCCTATATACTAATGACCTACACaatagaagattatttctctaccagtaaatatatatgtatagttgtatacacatgcatatatatGCATTCACTTCCAGCAAACAGTAGTTGTTGGTAGTACCTGTTTTCTAGCTCTAGACCTTGCAGCTGATTCCCTATTCTTAATCATCCTGCGTTGCCTTCTCTCGACTACTTTTTCTATTGGACCATCAATGATTCTTTTCCTTCCTCGTAGTCCACCTATCTCTATCCCGAATTGAGTGGCTGCATTATCAACTTGATTGGTACATATCCCATCTGGTGATACCGGACTTATTGGTGATACCACTCCCATTGCCTGTCCCGGTCCAAAGCCACCAGCTGCACCTACTTTTCCGTTATAACAGATGGCTGTTGACGGTGGGGCAGCAGCTGGCTGGTAGCCGCCACCCCCCTTACCATCATTAAGATAGCGTGATGAATCACCAAGGACTCCACTTGGAGGCATTGTTTGATATGTACTCCCACCAAAGCCACCACTGCCACCCATTCCCATAATTGGCCTGGGAACAAAACTCGGACCCACTGCAGGGTTATTGCTAGCCTGATGCAACCCGAACTGTTGTTGATGTTGCGAATGCGGCGGTACTGCCGGTGGTACGCATGGTTCCCGAACTACACCTGCCTTAACCAAGAAATCCTCCAAGGTCATTTCCCCAAAAGTCGGTTGTCGAGTACTAGTATTCTCAGCATTCTGCACATTGCTATTGTTACTCTGTCCTTGTCCTTGCTGCACTTTATGTATCTCAGACCAAACTTCATCAACAGTTTTCCGACACAATGGTGCCGGAAGTGAAAGCGAGCCTTGTCGAGGCAAGCTAGACTGCCTAGCTACACCTTTACTGCTTGCTGTTTCATTCAAAGATAAGTTAACATGGTTGCTAACCTGTTCATTTACACCATTGTTGTGATGATTGTTATTAATGGAGTTTGTAGCTTGGTTTTCTTCAGCATTCCAAATGCTGGTAAGGAACTCGTCCATGTTCATCGACCCAAAGTTCTTCCCACATAACGTGTGCTGGAACTCATCGAGAGTGAGGGAATAGATTGAGGATTGTCTTCCAAGGGCCGATAATGGATGATTCTTTAGCTGCTGGTCCACCTCCTTCAATGTGGACTCGACCTCGCCAACCTCAGAGTCCTCAACCACCATTTTTGCGATGAAATCTTGCTTTAAACTATAAAAAACgagattataatcgataaataaGTATTGTAGCAGATTGTTAAAGGTGGGGCCAAAGCATGATTCTTGAATATCAACCCAACATGTAAgcaaaaagtaaaatttaagggaaaaaaagggTGCATTAGACTTTCACTTAGAACAGTCAAGTAAATAAATTGAAGTACTAGTGGGAGTTTAAGTTCAGTAAAGTTGATTTAACAATggaggaaatagaaaaataaataagaaaaagataaaatgggGTAGtgcatttttttaatgtaaaagataaaaagcTTCAAAAGTGGGTGAACAATGGGAATCTATTAGCTTATCTTGTTTCACTCCACCACCCTCcatgaattgaaataaaatattgtttatcaTGTCAGAAGATATAACAAGTGCTTTATATTTtcgatatttatttaaaattttatgtcaattttCTTTGGATACTATATCAATTGtgattagtttaatattaactCACatgtagaaaaattaataattataagtaaatataattttaaaactagaACAATAATGGTACCTACCAATACAAATTATAATCTATGACCTATCTAGGCAACAGGTCAGgctacaattaaaatatttaaaattaattataaaatatatattattaattcgGACACCAATtaagctaaaaataatataattaagctATATTAGTAATACTAAAGatatataagtaatttaattttaaaaattaaaattcctatttttctttcaccttcctattcaattttatcattttatttaaactattagcattttatttctttattgataattatttgcatttctcaatttctttaataataatgatttttaaaaggtaattattacttaactaataatttctATGATTTTTAGGTTATTGTGACTTTTCAcctaatcttttaaaaaattcaccCACAATAATTGAACTCAAATCAAACCTTTTTAAGATTCAAGCTGTGACTCCTAACCATGAATTCCTTTACACCTAAttgatttctaaatttttcataatggttaaaagataatattcaatataaaaattatactttatataaatataaaatattttaaatacaaagaagaaaacataGCAGGAGCAGAACCAAGAAGATGATCTTTATATAGTGGAGCAAAGATATTGCTGGGCGAAGAAGGGAGCTACAAAGAATCTTTCCTACTATGGAAAAGATGATAACATCCATTGACTAATCAAATACcgctaaattaaaatttaatactttttttttcccttctcatAAGATGATAAAAAAGGGCGAGCTACCGAACAAAAATACCTACTATACTATTCAATAATTTCTTCtctaaagtgtaaatatgtattTGAACAATTTACTTTTGGATATGTCTTACCATTACATCGACTTTTGGTGTTGCAAAGTCGATGTAATGATAAGAtaagtttaaatataataagattaatacatatgtatatattgtcACACGATTGGGAAAAAAAATGTTGCATGATATATAGATAATTGAACGACATATGGATCAGGCAAAGTGAAGGATACATAAAGGAGCTAAAAGGCTCACCCTAAGTTAAATTAATGACTAAGTAATTGAGTTGATAAATAAATAGGGTGATAGTAGTGTTTGATGTATGTAGTGACAAGTGATTT from Gossypium raimondii isolate GPD5lz chromosome 1, ASM2569854v1, whole genome shotgun sequence harbors:
- the LOC105786349 gene encoding protein ABSCISIC ACID-INSENSITIVE 5, whose translation is MVVEDSEVGEVESTLKEVDQQLKNHPLSALGRQSSIYSLTLDEFQHTLCGKNFGSMNMDEFLTSIWNAEENQATNSINNNHHNNGVNEQVSNHVNLSLNETASSKGVARQSSLPRQGSLSLPAPLCRKTVDEVWSEIHKVQQGQGQSNNSNVQNAENTSTRQPTFGEMTLEDFLVKAGVVREPCVPPAVPPHSQHQQQFGLHQASNNPAVGPSFVPRPIMGMGGSGGFGGSTYQTMPPSGVLGDSSRYLNDGKGGGGYQPAAAPPSTAICYNGKVGAAGGFGPGQAMGVVSPISPVSPDGICTNQVDNAATQFGIEIGGLRGRKRIIDGPIEKVVERRQRRMIKNRESAARSRARKQAYTVELEAELNQLKQENTHLKQALVELERKRKQQYFEEWSMKTQTKAQKVKEKLRVMRRNLSGPL